Proteins from a single region of Paenibacillus sp. BIHB 4019:
- the mazG gene encoding nucleoside triphosphate pyrophosphohydrolase, whose translation MSKPHITVVGLGSGDADQMTLGVWRRLQQAARVYVRTEQHPAISLLKEHELAYTSFDSVYEQHDTFPEVYEAIAATLLLEAQSLQGALVYAVPGHPMVAERTVQLLRERCAAAGVQLDIIGGESFLDQAFIRLGIDPIEGFALLDAAELQPAMLQPRVHTIIGQIYDAFTASDVKLALMERYPDDFEVVIGHALGVAGEEQIIRVPLYELDRTQGFGNLSLLYVPRTTEDAVLNRSFDRLHEIVAILRSPEGCPWDREQTHSSIRKNFIEELYEALEAIDNDDPDGMREEFGDVILQVMLHSQMEEETGAFTVYDVIETLNEKLLFRHPHVFGASSASDANEALGNWEQMKAEEKERNGTAASRPSQLDGIPQDLPALMKAYKLQKKAAKVGFDWDDLGPVLDKIQEELSELREAIASKDELEQAGELGDLLFAVVNAARFIHADPEEALTMTNRKFKSRFAYIEEQLRINNKTFDQTDLTEMDRWWEEAKRQ comes from the coding sequence ATGAGTAAACCGCATATTACGGTTGTTGGACTCGGTTCTGGCGATGCCGATCAAATGACGCTTGGCGTATGGCGCAGACTTCAGCAGGCGGCGCGCGTCTATGTCAGGACGGAGCAGCATCCGGCGATATCGCTGCTCAAGGAGCATGAGCTGGCGTATACCTCGTTTGATTCCGTGTACGAGCAGCATGATACGTTTCCGGAGGTATATGAGGCGATAGCGGCCACGCTGCTGCTGGAGGCTCAATCGCTGCAAGGGGCGCTCGTATACGCCGTACCGGGGCACCCGATGGTCGCAGAGCGCACGGTGCAGCTGCTTCGCGAGCGCTGTGCAGCTGCGGGCGTGCAGCTCGACATTATCGGCGGCGAGAGCTTCTTGGATCAAGCCTTTATCCGGCTCGGCATTGATCCAATTGAAGGTTTTGCGCTGCTGGATGCCGCAGAGCTTCAGCCCGCCATGCTTCAACCGCGCGTACATACGATTATTGGGCAAATTTACGATGCGTTTACCGCATCCGATGTGAAGCTGGCTTTAATGGAGCGTTATCCCGACGACTTCGAGGTTGTCATCGGGCATGCACTCGGCGTTGCCGGCGAGGAGCAGATTATTCGCGTGCCGCTCTATGAGCTTGATCGTACACAAGGCTTTGGCAATCTATCGCTGCTGTATGTGCCGCGTACGACGGAGGACGCGGTGCTGAACCGCTCTTTTGATCGGCTTCATGAGATTGTGGCCATTTTGCGCAGCCCTGAAGGCTGCCCATGGGATCGGGAGCAGACGCACTCGTCTATCCGCAAAAACTTCATCGAAGAGCTTTACGAGGCGCTTGAAGCGATAGATAATGATGATCCGGACGGAATGCGCGAGGAGTTCGGCGATGTGATTTTGCAGGTGATGCTGCATAGCCAGATGGAGGAGGAGACGGGCGCGTTTACCGTCTATGATGTCATTGAGACGCTGAACGAGAAGCTGCTGTTCCGTCATCCGCATGTATTTGGCGCCAGCAGCGCATCGGATGCCAATGAGGCGCTTGGCAATTGGGAGCAGATGAAGGCCGAGGAGAAGGAGCGCAATGGCACAGCTGCCAGCCGTCCGTCGCAGCTGGATGGCATTCCGCAGGACCTTCCGGCGCTGATGAAGGCGTACAAGCTGCAGAAGAAAGCGGCGAAGGTCGGCTTTGACTGGGATGATCTTGGGCCGGTACTCGATAAAATCCAGGAGGAGCTCTCCGAGCTTCGTGAAGCGATTGCCTCGAAGGACGAGCTGGAGCAGGCGGGCGAGCTAGGCGATTTGCTGTTCGCCGTCGTCAATGCTGCGAGATTCATCCATGCGGATCCAGAGGAAGCTTTGACGATGACTAACCGGAAATTCAAGTCTCGTTTTGCCTATATTGAAGAACAGCTTCGTATAAACAACAAAACATTTGACCAGACTGATTTAACAGAAATGGACCGCTGGTGGGAAGAAGCAAAGCGACAGTAA